In a genomic window of Streptomyces pristinaespiralis:
- a CDS encoding MarR family winged helix-turn-helix transcriptional regulator, with product MGRGYEDRGGAPSLLLDDQLCFALYAAQRAVTAAYRPLLAELGLTYPQYLTMLVLWERGEIPVKELGAALRLDYGTVSPLLKRLEAAGLVRRERSAADERSVRLLLTEEGEAMRERAEAVPAQLLVSTGLEAAEIARLRADLHRLADAATKATPE from the coding sequence ATGGGGCGTGGATACGAGGACCGGGGCGGGGCGCCGTCGCTGCTGCTCGACGACCAGCTGTGCTTCGCGCTGTACGCGGCGCAGCGGGCGGTCACGGCCGCCTACCGGCCGCTGCTCGCCGAACTCGGCCTGACCTACCCGCAGTACCTCACGATGCTGGTGCTGTGGGAACGCGGCGAGATCCCGGTCAAGGAGCTGGGGGCCGCGCTGCGGCTCGACTACGGCACCGTCTCGCCGCTGCTGAAGCGGCTGGAGGCCGCGGGCCTGGTGCGCCGCGAGCGCTCCGCCGCCGACGAGCGCTCGGTGCGGCTGCTGCTCACCGAGGAGGGTGAGGCGATGCGCGAACGGGCGGAGGCGGTGCCTGCCCAACTGCTGGTGAGCACGGGCCTCGAGGCGGCGGAGATCGCGCGGCTCCGCGCGGACCTGCACCGGCTCGCGGACGCGGCGACGAAGGCTACCCCCGAGTAG
- a CDS encoding energy-coupling factor ABC transporter ATP-binding protein: MNETPPPPSLDVRGLAYAYPDGHQALFGVDLAVGRGERVALLGPNGAGKTTLVLHLNGILAGGVGSVSVAGLPVGRENLAEIRRRVGIVFQDPDDQLFMPSVREDVAFGPASAGMRGPELEARVMAALDRVGMAEFADRPPHHLSFGQRRRVAVATVLAMEPEILVLDEPSSNLDPASRRELADILRALDVTVLMVTHDLPYALELCPRSVILSDGVVVADGSTQELLGDDDLMRAHRLELPFGFDPRSVTIGA, from the coding sequence ATGAACGAGACGCCGCCGCCTCCCTCTCTCGACGTGCGCGGGCTCGCGTACGCCTATCCCGACGGCCACCAGGCGCTGTTCGGCGTCGACCTGGCGGTCGGGCGCGGCGAGCGGGTCGCGCTCCTCGGTCCCAACGGCGCGGGCAAGACCACGCTCGTCCTCCACCTCAACGGCATCCTGGCCGGCGGGGTCGGCTCGGTCTCCGTCGCGGGACTCCCGGTCGGGCGCGAGAACCTCGCGGAGATCCGCCGCCGCGTCGGCATCGTCTTCCAGGACCCGGACGACCAGCTGTTCATGCCGTCCGTCCGGGAGGACGTGGCGTTCGGCCCGGCGTCGGCCGGGATGCGCGGCCCCGAGCTGGAGGCCAGGGTCATGGCCGCCTTGGACCGGGTCGGTATGGCCGAGTTCGCCGACCGCCCGCCGCACCATCTGTCGTTCGGGCAGCGTCGCCGGGTGGCGGTCGCCACGGTGCTCGCGATGGAGCCGGAGATCCTGGTGCTCGACGAGCCCTCGTCCAACCTGGACCCGGCCTCGCGGCGCGAACTGGCCGACATCCTGCGGGCCTTGGACGTCACCGTGCTGATGGTGACCCACGACCTGCCGTACGCCCTGGAGCTGTGCCCCCGCTCGGTGATCCTCAGCGACGGGGTCGTCGTGGCGGACGGGAGCACGCAGGAGCTGCTGGGCGACGACGATCTGATGCGCGCGCACCGGCTGGAGCTGCCCTTCGGCTTCGATCCGAGGTCCGTGACAATAGGCGCGTGA
- a CDS encoding energy-coupling factor ABC transporter permease: MHVPDGFINAPVSVAAGVVAAGAVAVSLRGARSELGGSPSELPGADRTAPLAGLVAAFVFAVQMLNFPVAAGTSGHLLGGALAAILVGPFTGVLCIAVVLLMQGILFADGGLTALGVNITVMGVVTVLVAYGLFRGLVKILPRTRRSVTAASFVAALVSVPAAAAAFTLLYAVGGLTEVPVGSVLTAMVGVHVLIGIGEAVITMLTVGAVIAVRPDLVYGARGLSTPLKLRVGGELVDAPAAAPPAPVTARSPRRLWLGGLVTSLVLAGFVSFYASADPDGLEKVAADKGIDRTVEEHAAADSPLADYGVEDVSDARLSGGLAGVIGVGATVAVGSGVFYVVRRRRSEDARPESVQGSV; encoded by the coding sequence ATGCATGTCCCCGACGGATTCATCAATGCGCCCGTCTCGGTGGCTGCCGGGGTCGTCGCTGCCGGCGCGGTCGCCGTCAGCCTCCGCGGCGCCCGCAGTGAGCTGGGCGGATCTCCTTCGGAGCTCCCCGGCGCCGACCGTACGGCGCCGCTCGCGGGGCTCGTCGCCGCGTTCGTCTTCGCCGTCCAGATGCTCAACTTCCCCGTCGCGGCCGGTACCAGCGGCCATCTGCTCGGCGGTGCGCTCGCGGCCATCCTCGTCGGGCCGTTCACGGGCGTGCTGTGCATCGCCGTCGTACTGCTGATGCAGGGCATCCTCTTCGCGGACGGCGGTCTCACCGCGCTCGGCGTCAACATCACCGTCATGGGCGTCGTCACCGTCCTCGTCGCGTACGGACTCTTCCGCGGCCTGGTCAAGATCCTGCCGCGCACCCGCCGCTCCGTGACCGCCGCCTCCTTCGTCGCCGCTCTCGTGTCCGTCCCCGCGGCCGCCGCGGCCTTCACCCTGCTCTACGCGGTCGGCGGCCTGACCGAGGTCCCGGTCGGCTCCGTCCTGACCGCGATGGTCGGCGTACACGTCCTGATCGGCATCGGCGAGGCCGTGATCACCATGCTGACCGTGGGCGCGGTCATCGCCGTACGGCCCGACCTGGTGTACGGCGCCCGGGGCCTGTCGACGCCGCTGAAGCTCCGGGTCGGCGGTGAACTCGTCGACGCTCCGGCGGCGGCCCCACCGGCGCCCGTCACCGCCCGCTCGCCGCGCCGGCTGTGGCTCGGCGGCCTGGTGACCAGCCTCGTCCTCGCCGGCTTCGTGTCCTTCTACGCCTCCGCCGACCCCGACGGACTGGAGAAGGTCGCCGCCGACAAGGGCATCGACAGGACCGTCGAGGAGCACGCCGCCGCCGACTCGCCGCTCGCCGACTACGGCGTCGAGGACGTCTCCGACGCCCGGCTCTCCGGCGGCCTGGCCGGGGTGATCGGGGTCGGCGCGACCGTGGCCGTCGGCAGCGGCGTCTTCTACGTGGTGCGCCGCCGCCGCAGCGAGGACGCCCGCCCCGAATCCGTCCAGGGCTCGGTCTGA
- the cbiQ gene encoding cobalt ECF transporter T component CbiQ — translation MGAGHAHKLYRHGHSPVHALPAHCKLLAVLGFVLVVVSTPREAVWAFALYAVLLGAVATVARIPAGFLLKRLLIEIPFVAFALLMPFVVPGEQTEVLGIPLSVPGLWGAWNILAKGTLGVAASVILASTTELRSLLLGLQRLRLPSLLVQIASFMIRYGDVIADEMRRMSIARRSRGFEARGVRHWGVLAKSAGALFIRSYERGERVHLAMVSRGYTGTMPVLDDVRATRAQWSYAAALPVTALAVCLLGWTL, via the coding sequence ATGGGCGCGGGCCACGCCCACAAGCTCTACCGGCACGGCCACTCGCCGGTGCACGCGCTGCCGGCGCACTGCAAGCTGCTCGCCGTCCTCGGTTTCGTGCTGGTCGTGGTCTCCACCCCGCGCGAGGCGGTCTGGGCGTTCGCGCTGTACGCGGTGCTCCTCGGCGCGGTCGCGACGGTGGCCCGGATCCCCGCCGGCTTCCTGCTGAAGCGCCTGCTGATCGAGATCCCCTTCGTGGCGTTCGCCCTGCTGATGCCCTTCGTGGTGCCCGGCGAGCAGACCGAGGTGCTGGGCATCCCGCTCTCCGTCCCCGGCCTGTGGGGTGCGTGGAACATCCTCGCCAAGGGCACGCTGGGCGTCGCGGCCTCGGTGATCCTCGCCTCGACGACCGAGCTGCGCTCCCTGCTCCTCGGACTTCAGCGGCTGCGACTGCCGTCACTGCTGGTCCAGATCGCCTCCTTCATGATCCGCTACGGCGACGTGATCGCCGACGAGATGCGCCGGATGTCGATCGCCCGGCGCTCCCGCGGGTTCGAGGCGCGGGGAGTACGCCATTGGGGTGTGCTGGCCAAGTCCGCCGGCGCCCTGTTCATCCGCTCCTACGAGCGCGGGGAACGGGTGCACCTGGCGATGGTCAGCCGGGGCTACACCGGCACGATGCCGGTCCTCGACGACGTGCGGGCGACCCGCGCCCAGTGGTCGTACGCCGCCGCACTGCCCGTGACCGCGCTCGCGGTCTGTCTGCTGGGATGGACGCTATGA
- a CDS encoding organic hydroperoxide resistance protein: protein MSEQVDLTDTADTRPTKIMYVAEATAHGGRDGYVTSHDGQIELRVAMPPALGGDGRGTNPEQLFAAGYSACFHNALVLVGRRAGLDLSGSAVAAKVGIGPNKARGYGLAVALNISLPLVDQDLAARLVAAAHQVCPYSNATRDNIDVSIVLS, encoded by the coding sequence ATGAGCGAACAGGTCGACCTCACGGACACGGCCGACACCCGCCCCACCAAGATCATGTACGTGGCGGAGGCCACCGCCCACGGCGGCCGCGACGGCTATGTGACGAGTCACGACGGGCAGATCGAACTCCGTGTCGCCATGCCGCCCGCGCTCGGCGGGGACGGCCGCGGCACCAACCCCGAACAGCTCTTCGCCGCCGGCTACAGCGCCTGCTTCCACAACGCCCTGGTGCTCGTCGGCCGCCGCGCGGGCCTCGACCTCAGCGGCTCTGCCGTCGCCGCCAAGGTCGGCATCGGGCCCAACAAGGCACGCGGGTACGGGCTCGCCGTCGCGCTCAACATCTCCCTGCCGCTCGTGGACCAGGACCTCGCCGCGCGCCTCGTTGCCGCCGCCCACCAGGTCTGCCCGTACTCCAACGCCACCCGCGACAACATCGACGTCTCCATCGTCCTCAGCTGA
- a CDS encoding YbaK/EbsC family protein, producing the protein MSTHDDTTGAHPRFTEALRELGLDVPVRRFPDATRTAAQAAEAIGCDVSEIVKSLIFTADGTPVLVLMDGSSRVDVERVRQELGAESVKRADADLVRETTGYAIGGVPPFGHRTRTRVLADRGLLDHDVVWAAAGTPHTVFPLDPKSLIAHAGGTLVDVRERTA; encoded by the coding sequence ATGAGCACTCACGACGACACCACCGGCGCCCACCCCCGTTTCACCGAGGCCCTGCGCGAGCTCGGTCTCGACGTCCCGGTGCGCCGTTTCCCGGACGCGACCCGCACGGCCGCCCAGGCCGCCGAGGCCATCGGCTGCGACGTCAGCGAGATCGTCAAGTCGCTGATCTTCACCGCGGACGGGACGCCGGTGCTCGTGCTGATGGACGGCTCGTCACGGGTGGACGTGGAGCGGGTACGGCAGGAGCTCGGCGCCGAGTCCGTGAAGCGGGCCGACGCCGACCTGGTGCGCGAGACGACGGGCTATGCGATCGGCGGCGTCCCGCCGTTCGGCCACCGCACCCGTACCCGGGTGCTGGCCGACCGGGGTCTGCTCGACCACGACGTGGTGTGGGCGGCTGCCGGAACCCCGCACACGGTCTTCCCGCTCGACCCCAAGTCCCTGATCGCCCATGCCGGCGGCACTCTGGTGGACGTCCGCGAGCGAACCGCGTGA
- a CDS encoding SsgA family sporulation/cell division regulator: MSHAVKEQASGRIVTDAPQHRPVRVFLSYDPAEDPATISFAFPSGKEWTFPRELLESGLRAPTRDGDIGIWPCGRVQAIIEFHTSDGVAVVQFDSQTLIRFLRHTYAVATPAL; the protein is encoded by the coding sequence ATGTCGCACGCCGTCAAAGAGCAGGCAAGTGGCCGGATCGTCACCGACGCTCCGCAGCACCGACCAGTTCGCGTCTTCCTGAGCTACGACCCCGCCGAGGATCCCGCGACCATCAGTTTCGCGTTCCCGAGCGGCAAGGAGTGGACGTTCCCGCGTGAGCTCCTCGAGTCGGGGCTGCGAGCACCCACCCGGGACGGGGACATCGGCATCTGGCCCTGCGGACGCGTCCAGGCGATCATCGAGTTCCACACCTCGGACGGTGTCGCGGTGGTCCAGTTCGACTCGCAGACCCTGATCCGTTTCCTCCGCCACACCTACGCGGTGGCCACTCCGGCGCTCTGA
- a CDS encoding allene oxide cyclase barrel-like domain-containing protein, translating into MRPIRAACLGTATALVTLLACAPVAAASATDDDSAHKGKDRVITLIGRLAEQSRFPVNPGGAPAQGDRTVVRSILFDQAGNEVGETAGTCTTTRVADGGAEVCTVTYTLPGGQLSVQGMVFGHLVPGPPPSFDNGITGGTGVYDRARGSVHADTIAPGTRRFTIDLKH; encoded by the coding sequence ATGCGCCCCATAAGGGCAGCCTGTCTCGGCACGGCCACCGCGCTGGTCACCCTTCTCGCCTGCGCCCCTGTCGCCGCCGCCTCCGCGACGGACGACGATTCCGCCCACAAGGGCAAGGACCGGGTCATCACACTCATCGGCCGGCTAGCGGAGCAGTCGCGCTTCCCCGTCAACCCCGGCGGCGCCCCCGCCCAGGGCGATCGGACCGTCGTCCGCTCGATCCTCTTCGACCAGGCCGGCAACGAGGTCGGCGAGACCGCCGGCACCTGCACCACCACCCGGGTCGCCGACGGCGGGGCGGAGGTGTGCACCGTGACGTACACCCTCCCCGGCGGCCAGCTCTCCGTGCAGGGGATGGTCTTCGGCCATCTCGTCCCGGGCCCTCCCCCTTCGTTCGACAACGGGATCACCGGCGGCACCGGGGTCTACGACCGGGCTCGTGGCTCGGTCCACGCCGACACGATCGCTCCGGGCACGAGGCGCTTCACGATCGACCTCAAGCACTGA
- a CDS encoding EamA family transporter, which produces MTPLVTGAVLAAAFTHAGWNALAHRIKDRLVVFTLIVGGASVIGGLMAPFVPVPAAGAWPYLIASAVLHVGYHALLLRSFSLGDFGQVYPIARGTAPLVVTAAAAVFVDERVSGGQLAGVVVASAGLVLLAVWGVLPLGRRTGGGRTEQAARPHWPAVTAALATGLSISAYTVIDGVGVRAAGTAGGYIAWLMILEGIPLVLYAICVRRAALWPQLRPYAGRGLLGAAMAVTAYGLVLWAQTRAPLAPIAALRESSIIVGAAIGALFFKERFGGPRIAAAVLMVAGIGLMLTTG; this is translated from the coding sequence GTGACCCCACTGGTCACCGGTGCGGTCCTCGCGGCCGCCTTCACCCACGCCGGCTGGAACGCGCTGGCGCACCGGATCAAGGACCGGCTGGTCGTCTTCACCCTGATCGTCGGAGGCGCGTCGGTCATCGGCGGGCTGATGGCCCCGTTCGTGCCGGTCCCGGCCGCCGGCGCCTGGCCGTACCTGATCGCGTCGGCGGTCCTGCACGTCGGCTACCACGCCCTGCTGCTGCGGTCGTTCAGCCTCGGTGACTTCGGCCAGGTGTATCCGATCGCCCGCGGCACGGCCCCGCTGGTGGTGACCGCCGCTGCCGCCGTGTTCGTCGACGAACGCGTCAGCGGCGGGCAGTTGGCGGGCGTGGTGGTCGCCTCGGCCGGGCTCGTCCTCCTCGCGGTGTGGGGCGTGCTGCCCCTGGGCCGCCGGACCGGCGGAGGCCGCACGGAGCAGGCCGCGCGGCCGCACTGGCCGGCGGTGACGGCCGCGCTCGCGACGGGCCTGTCGATCTCCGCGTACACCGTGATCGACGGGGTGGGCGTGCGGGCCGCGGGAACGGCGGGCGGCTACATCGCCTGGCTGATGATCCTGGAGGGCATCCCGCTGGTCCTCTACGCGATATGTGTCCGCCGCGCCGCCCTGTGGCCGCAACTGCGGCCGTACGCCGGGCGCGGGCTGCTGGGCGCGGCGATGGCGGTGACCGCGTACGGACTGGTGCTCTGGGCACAGACGCGTGCGCCGCTCGCGCCCATCGCGGCGCTGCGCGAGTCGTCGATCATCGTGGGCGCGGCGATCGGCGCGCTGTTCTTCAAGGAACGCTTCGGCGGGCCGCGGATCGCGGCGGCGGTCCTGATGGTGGCGGGCATCGGCCTGATGCTGACGACGGGCTGA
- a CDS encoding serine hydrolase domain-containing protein, with product MDRSEGADVVDVRGTVADGYEAVADAFARNFEQRGERGAAVAVYRDGRKVVDLWAGTRDVDGHEPWALDTAQVVRSATKGVAAAVVLLLHQRGQIDLDAPVGTYWPDFKAAGKERVLVRHLLAHRAGLPVLDRPLTPEQAADGVGGPAAVAAQAPVWEPGTEHGYHAQTYSWLVGELVRRVTGRGTGRWVAEEIARPLGLDLWIGLPGEEAHRVGRLGPVAEPTAAEGGGLRLRPKRSVVEAYRDPASLTRRAFEAIDPFPDENDPAYRAAELPASNGISTARALARFYAATIGEVDGGRRLFAPATLTLARTEESAGPDRVLVVPTRFGLGFMLHGPASPLLGPGSFGHPGRGGSLGFADPESGIALGYTTNGMRKGVTADPRAQALIRAVRSAL from the coding sequence ATGGATCGCAGCGAAGGAGCAGACGTGGTGGACGTCCGGGGCACGGTGGCGGACGGCTACGAGGCGGTCGCGGACGCCTTCGCGCGCAACTTCGAGCAGCGCGGCGAGCGCGGGGCGGCCGTCGCCGTCTACCGCGACGGGCGCAAGGTCGTCGACCTGTGGGCGGGCACCCGGGACGTGGACGGGCACGAGCCGTGGGCACTCGACACCGCACAGGTCGTCCGCTCCGCCACCAAGGGCGTCGCCGCGGCCGTCGTCCTCCTGCTCCACCAGCGCGGCCAGATCGACCTGGACGCGCCGGTCGGCACGTACTGGCCGGACTTCAAGGCGGCCGGCAAGGAGCGTGTACTCGTACGCCATCTCCTGGCCCACCGCGCGGGCCTGCCGGTGCTGGACCGTCCGCTCACCCCGGAGCAGGCGGCGGACGGCGTCGGAGGACCGGCCGCGGTCGCCGCGCAGGCGCCCGTCTGGGAGCCGGGCACCGAGCACGGCTACCACGCGCAGACCTACAGCTGGCTGGTCGGCGAACTGGTGCGCCGGGTCACCGGACGCGGCACCGGCCGCTGGGTCGCGGAGGAGATCGCCCGCCCTCTCGGCCTCGACCTGTGGATAGGGCTGCCCGGCGAAGAGGCCCACCGGGTCGGCAGGCTCGGCCCTGTCGCGGAACCCACCGCCGCCGAGGGCGGCGGCCTCCGGCTGCGGCCCAAGCGCTCCGTGGTGGAGGCGTACCGGGACCCCGCGTCCCTGACCCGCCGCGCCTTCGAGGCCATCGACCCGTTCCCCGACGAGAACGACCCCGCCTACCGCGCCGCCGAACTCCCCGCGTCCAACGGCATATCCACCGCCCGCGCGCTTGCCCGCTTCTACGCGGCGACCATCGGCGAGGTCGACGGCGGCCGTCGGCTCTTCGCGCCCGCCACGCTCACGCTCGCCCGCACCGAGGAGTCCGCCGGACCGGACCGGGTCCTGGTGGTGCCCACCCGCTTCGGCCTCGGCTTCATGCTGCACGGTCCCGCGTCGCCGCTGCTCGGACCGGGGTCCTTCGGCCACCCCGGCCGCGGCGGCTCGCTCGGCTTCGCCGACCCCGAGTCGGGCATCGCCCTCGGGTACACGACCAACGGCATGCGCAAGGGCGTTACCGCCGATCCCCGTGCCCAGGCACTGATCAGGGCGGTACGTTCGGCCCTATGA
- a CDS encoding penicillin-binding transpeptidase domain-containing protein translates to MRSGAKVGIVAGAFVVVASGVGYGGYNLYNGLTGSGGGDGASTKAASGEKRSGPPGAEEIEETAKEFLAAWAAGKGTEAAQLTNNQAEAEPQLTGFTERAHVSEAVIKAGRATGPTVPFTVEATVTYEGKSKPWSYASKLTVVRGLTTGRALVDWQPSVVHPELTAGTSLVTAEASAPPIKAFDDNGVELSEEKFPSLGPVLDALRKEYGDKAGGTPGIELAITSANADVPDRSLLTLTEGKPGSLRTTLDAGVQAAAEKAVKDYAKASVVAVQPSTGEIKAVANTPADGFNTAFQGAQAPGSTMKIVTAAMMLDKGLVNGPNSPVECPSTVTWEREFHNLKDFSIPGATFQQAFARSCNTTFIKPVKPLGAAAGTALGETAAKYFGIGLNWKAGVVTVDGKVPESTGSETAASYIGQGQIQMNALNVASIAATVKNGGFKQPVIVPQSLDDRELATARPLPSSMAASLRQMMRAATVGSGTATAAMASVSGDKGAKTGSAEVDGQGDSNSWFTGYAGDLAAAAVVQAGGHGGDSAGSTVARVLNAR, encoded by the coding sequence ATGCGCAGTGGAGCAAAGGTCGGCATCGTCGCCGGCGCGTTCGTGGTGGTCGCGAGTGGCGTGGGCTACGGCGGCTACAACCTGTACAACGGGCTGACCGGCTCCGGCGGGGGCGACGGGGCGAGCACCAAGGCCGCGTCTGGCGAGAAGCGGAGCGGCCCGCCCGGCGCGGAGGAGATCGAGGAGACCGCGAAGGAGTTCCTCGCGGCCTGGGCCGCCGGCAAGGGCACCGAAGCGGCGCAGCTGACCAACAACCAGGCCGAGGCCGAGCCGCAGCTGACGGGCTTCACCGAGCGGGCGCACGTCTCCGAGGCCGTCATCAAGGCCGGCCGGGCCACGGGCCCGACGGTGCCGTTCACCGTCGAGGCGACCGTGACGTACGAGGGGAAGAGCAAGCCCTGGTCGTACGCCTCGAAGCTGACCGTGGTGCGCGGCCTCACGACGGGCAGGGCGCTGGTGGACTGGCAGCCCTCCGTCGTCCATCCCGAACTCACCGCCGGGACCTCGCTCGTCACGGCGGAGGCGTCGGCCCCGCCGATCAAGGCGTTCGACGACAACGGTGTCGAGCTCAGCGAGGAGAAGTTCCCCTCGCTCGGTCCGGTCCTCGACGCGCTGCGCAAGGAGTACGGGGACAAGGCCGGCGGCACGCCGGGCATCGAGCTGGCGATCACCTCCGCGAACGCCGATGTGCCCGACCGCAGCCTGCTGACGCTGACCGAGGGGAAGCCCGGCTCCCTGCGCACCACGCTGGACGCCGGGGTGCAGGCGGCGGCCGAGAAGGCCGTCAAGGACTACGCCAAGGCGTCCGTCGTCGCGGTCCAGCCCAGCACGGGCGAGATCAAGGCGGTGGCCAACACCCCGGCGGACGGCTTCAACACGGCGTTCCAGGGCGCACAGGCGCCCGGCTCGACGATGAAGATCGTGACGGCGGCGATGATGCTGGACAAGGGGCTGGTGAACGGGCCCAACTCGCCGGTCGAGTGCCCCTCGACGGTCACCTGGGAGCGGGAGTTCCACAACCTCAAGGACTTCTCGATCCCCGGAGCGACGTTCCAGCAGGCCTTCGCGCGCTCCTGCAACACCACCTTCATCAAGCCGGTCAAGCCGCTGGGCGCCGCCGCGGGCACGGCGCTCGGCGAGACCGCCGCCAAGTACTTCGGCATCGGCCTCAACTGGAAGGCCGGCGTGGTCACCGTCGACGGGAAGGTCCCCGAGTCGACGGGCTCGGAGACCGCCGCCTCGTACATCGGCCAGGGCCAGATCCAGATGAACGCCCTCAATGTCGCCTCCATCGCCGCGACCGTGAAGAACGGCGGCTTCAAGCAGCCGGTCATCGTCCCGCAGAGCCTGGACGACCGTGAACTGGCGACCGCGCGGCCCCTGCCGTCCTCGATGGCGGCGTCCCTGCGGCAGATGATGCGGGCGGCCACCGTGGGCTCGGGCACGGCGACGGCGGCCATGGCGTCCGTCAGCGGCGACAAGGGCGCGAAGACCGGTTCCGCGGAGGTCGACGGGCAGGGCGACTCCAACAGCTGGTTCACCGGGTACGCCGGCGACCTGGCAGCCGCGGCGGTCGTCCAGGCAGGCGGACACGGCGGCGACTCCGCGGGCAGCACGGTCGCCCGGGTGCTGAACGCGCGCTGA
- a CDS encoding SDR family NAD(P)-dependent oxidoreductase translates to MTRFEGDVALITGGARGIGEATARRLAFEGARVLIADIDADAAERTAAGIEGAAFVHCDVGDRASAEAAVARAVEQFGSLDVLVNNAFSASRHFGPLEELPDDGWQQDLDVTLTGALRCARAAWPHLAARGRGAVVNIGSVNAEQDFGGHAYSAAKAGLASLTRTLAGEGAARGIRVNQVNPGTIRTRSWAGREDRLTALSGVYPLGRVGEPEDIAAAVAFLASRDAAWITGATLPVDGGLLAVNTGFRQMVVDERADR, encoded by the coding sequence ATGACACGTTTCGAGGGCGACGTCGCACTGATCACCGGCGGGGCGCGCGGTATCGGCGAGGCCACGGCACGCCGGCTGGCGTTCGAGGGCGCGCGGGTTCTGATCGCCGACATCGACGCGGACGCCGCGGAGCGGACCGCGGCCGGGATCGAGGGCGCGGCCTTCGTCCACTGCGACGTCGGCGACCGGGCGTCGGCGGAGGCGGCCGTGGCCCGCGCGGTGGAGCAGTTCGGTTCCCTGGACGTGCTGGTCAACAACGCCTTCTCGGCCTCCCGGCACTTCGGACCGCTCGAGGAACTGCCGGACGACGGCTGGCAGCAGGACCTGGACGTCACCCTCACCGGCGCGCTGCGGTGCGCACGGGCCGCGTGGCCGCACCTGGCCGCCCGTGGCCGCGGCGCCGTCGTCAACATCGGCTCGGTCAACGCCGAACAGGACTTCGGCGGGCACGCCTACAGCGCCGCCAAGGCCGGTCTGGCGTCGCTGACCCGCACGCTGGCGGGCGAGGGAGCCGCGCGCGGCATCCGGGTCAACCAGGTCAACCCCGGGACGATCCGCACCCGTTCATGGGCGGGCCGGGAGGACCGCCTCACGGCCCTGAGCGGTGTCTACCCGCTCGGCCGGGTCGGCGAGCCCGAGGACATCGCCGCGGCGGTCGCCTTCCTCGCCTCGCGGGACGCGGCATGGATCACGGGCGCGACGCTGCCGGTCGACGGCGGGCTGCTGGCCGTCAACACCGGATTCAGGCAGATGGTGGTGGACGAGCGCGCGGACCGCTAG